In Corylus avellana chromosome ca8, CavTom2PMs-1.0, the genomic stretch AATGGTATTGTCGAAGAACTTGATGTACCTCCTCCTTTGATGAAATCGTTGAGAATAGCTATGTAGGTTGATTTTGAAATTAGGGTAGGAAGAACTTACGCGGCGCCATGCTCGGGACAACAACTTGGTTTGCACGACATCTTTTGTGGGCATGAAAGACAGGATATGATGGAGAAGGTGATCGGGCAATTCTGAGATCCGATCCAAACCACNNNNNNNNNNNNNNNNNNNNNNNNNNNNNNNNNNNNNNNNNNNNNNNNNNNNNNNNNNNNNNNNNNNNNNNNNNNNNNNNNNNNNNNNNNNNNNNNNNNNAGCCTTAGAACAACTGGGTGCAGTTTTTACCAATAAAATGGCTCCGGGTTCTACTCTACTCGACCACTATACTCAAAGAAGATCAAATTTGGAGCATCAATTTCAACCTTCACCAACGGAACCTTCACAAACGGATGCTCAACAAAGCTGAATCTCTGCAGCTGGTTACTTGATATCTTGATCTCTTTTAACTTTAGACATCGTTCCACATGCAAACATGCAAGCACTTGAGAAGGGGAAACTTCGATATCAAGTCATAGAACTGTTGTTCTGTCATGGTGGTATCATATGTTATTGATAAAGTTTCTACATTGTTTGTAGCACCCATTTTGATCTTAATATTATTCTGCTGCAAAATATAACCGCCGTAGTGAAAAAATTTAAGACTTGGTGCGTCGATATCAACTTCCTCCAGTACTCGCCATCCAAAAATTGTAAGCTCCTTCAAATTACAAAGACCAGAAACCCTAATTTTCTTTACCAGTATCGGGTTGATGCCGCCTAGGAGGGCGAGATTCTCAATaaaaggaaatttaaaaattagatcTTGTAAGATCTGTTCTTTCAAACTTACACCGCAAATGGAAAGCTTTCGCAAAGAAAAAAACCTTGTATTAGTTGTAAATATAGGCGGCATCGTGATTCCCATCAGACACAAGGTGTGGAGTGATTTGGAAGCAAAAATTGCTGGAGGCAAATCATACTTAT encodes the following:
- the LOC132191036 gene encoding putative F-box/LRR-repeat protein At3g18150, whose product is MDELGIGGLDQISELPDHLLHHILSFMPTKDVVQTKLLSRTWRRVCSSYPNFEFNLHNYSQRLEQRGRYTKSFDNTMQRFHRDETGMQKLTIFASIQGAPELVPVVDRWIEISLEKQVQELDIRIYKYDLPPAIFASKSLHTLCLMGITMPPIFTTNTRFFSLRKLSICGVSLKEQILQDLIFKFPFIENLALLGGINPILVKKIRVSGLCNLKELTIFGWRVLEEVDIDAPSLKFFHYGGYILQQNNIKIKMGATNNVETLSITYDTTMTEQQFYDLISKFPLLKCLHVCMWNDV